One Podarcis muralis chromosome Z, rPodMur119.hap1.1, whole genome shotgun sequence DNA segment encodes these proteins:
- the LOC114589552 gene encoding TLR adapter interacting with SLC15A4 on the lysosome-like → MLAESILINFAYQEEWPDKTHQSQTLREVGEDPWQKQFKDTDANGDFCTESKKQSAEKVALMCCDKERGQEVPQQNFLQKPPARRCNNIPQSTPQCIPRQEQHCENELDLYRSWSGQSLYQNYPDLHIGGDHIADHTCDSGCIMDQTYDGLSAGPVLFSKDIPLGHSPLNEPVLKSKSVKFWHGEEVGEKSMTFHKQPLSNSILNNYMEAEVQELYKQFLEEKLTRCSSLTHFLTSNMLVNNISEVNLQLPHEKHGEASKATQTLFHSLARLGLQNTGSGNSSEFSTPNLQISTPHCRRKPSVM, encoded by the coding sequence ATGCTAGCAGAAAGCATACTCATCAACTTTGCCTACCAAGAGGAATGGCCAGACAAGACCCACCAATCCCAGACACTAAGAGAAGTTGGAGAAGACCCCTGGCAAAAGCAGTTTAAAGATACAGATGCAAATGGAGACTTTTGTACAGAATCCAAGAAGCAGTCTGCAGAGAAGGTGGCACTGATGTGCTGCGACAAGGAAAGAGGCCAAGAAGTTCCCCAGCAGAATTTTCTACAAAAGCCACCTGCGAGAAGATGCAACAATATCCCCCAGTCAACTCCTCAGTGCATACCAAGACAAGAGCAACACTGTGAAAACGAGCTGGATTTGTATAGATCTTGGTCGGGTCAAAGCCTTTACCAGAACTATCCTGATCTGCATATCGGAGGAGATCACATAGCTGACCATACGTGTGATTCAGGTTGCATCATGGACCAGACCTATGATGGATTGTCTGCTGGCCCTGTTTTGTTCTCAAAAGATATCCCCTTAGGACATTCGCCTCTAAATGAACCTGTGTTGAAATCCAAGTCTGTCAAGTTCTGGCATGGAGAAGAGGTTGGGGAGAAAAGCATGACTTTCCACAAGCAGCCTCTTTCAAACTCCATACTCAACAACTACATGGAGGCAGAAGTCCAGGAACTCTATAAGCAGTTTTTGGAAGAAAAGCTGACCAGGTGCAGTTCCTTAACTCACTTCCTGACATCGAATATGCTGGTGAATAACATCAGTGAGGTGAACCTCCAGCTGCCTCATGAAAAACATGGTGAAGCATCCAAAGCAACACAAACTCTTTTCCATTCCTTAGCTCGGCTTGGTTTGCAAAACACTGGCAGTGGAAACAGCAGTGAATTTAGCACTCCAAATTTACAAATCTCAACACCACATTGCAGAAGGAAGCCCTCTGTGATGTAG